One genomic region from Trueperaceae bacterium encodes:
- a CDS encoding Ig-like domain-containing protein: protein MVSKLLKTLFVPVAILVVAACSGPANLPVELRLDSITPASGLPGEAVTLAGLFTPGVSVTVCGLPLGALKLGEAERVVVAPGIGGRGPATGSATGTIPNVPAGATCPVELVRDGRVVASATVTFTSTAEPAGPTDPEEPTDPEEPTDPEEPTDPEEPTDPEEPTDPEEPVAEVFVISPAGEELLLGSITQFGARSVADEADVTTAVTWSSSDEAVVTVSNVPGSVGIVSAVGVGVATLTVSSDLGTGTAEVSVVAGMAEVTGVVVSDVAGASIGRSNTSRNVAVDKRLRVHVVWSEGTNLRYTRSTPGGAEFGASVVLSAGFEPWAGA, encoded by the coding sequence TGCAGCGGGCCCGCCAACCTCCCGGTGGAGCTGCGGCTCGACTCGATCACACCGGCCAGCGGGCTGCCCGGCGAAGCCGTGACGCTCGCGGGGCTCTTCACGCCGGGCGTGAGCGTGACCGTGTGCGGCCTGCCCCTCGGCGCCCTCAAGCTGGGCGAGGCGGAACGCGTGGTGGTGGCGCCCGGCATTGGCGGCCGCGGCCCGGCCACCGGCAGCGCCACCGGCACCATCCCGAACGTGCCTGCCGGCGCGACCTGCCCCGTCGAGCTCGTGCGTGACGGGCGGGTAGTGGCGTCGGCCACCGTGACCTTCACCTCCACGGCGGAACCGGCCGGGCCGACCGACCCCGAGGAGCCGACCGACCCGGAGGAGCCCACGGACCCGGAGGAACCGACCGACCCGGAGGAGCCCACGGACCCGGAGGAACCGACCGACCCCGAGGAGCCCGTGGCGGAGGTCTTCGTCATCTCCCCGGCCGGCGAGGAGCTGCTGCTCGGCTCCATCACGCAGTTCGGCGCGCGGAGCGTGGCCGACGAGGCCGACGTGACGACGGCCGTCACCTGGAGCTCGTCGGACGAGGCGGTGGTGACGGTGTCGAACGTCCCCGGTAGCGTGGGCATCGTCTCCGCCGTGGGGGTCGGTGTTGCCACGTTGACGGTGAGCTCGGACCTCGGCACCGGCACGGCCGAGGTGTCGGTGGTGGCGGGCATGGCCGAGGTGACGGGCGTGGTGGTGAGCGACGTGGCGGGCGCGTCCATCGGTCGTTCGAACACCTCCCGCAACGTGGCCGTCGACAAGCGCCTGCGCGTCCACGTCGTGTGGAGCGAGGGCACCAACCTGCGCTACACCCGCTCCACCCCCGGCGGAGCCGAGTTCGGCGCCAGCGTCGTCCTCAGCGCGGGTTTCGAGCCATGGGCCGGCGCGA